One window from the genome of Podospora pseudocomata strain CBS 415.72m chromosome 6, whole genome shotgun sequence encodes:
- a CDS encoding hypothetical protein (COG:O; EggNog:ENOG503P8ZX; antiSMASH:Cluster_6), which produces MFSTSFLVLALAATGLGQVVVPEGYRKVYITSAVDAKFVIVPKAPLPAKAGTGVVVQIRNDKPEQQWYLKDGTGVRIQLAETNLCLDAGAKSNWRDMGTLTLKECSATEPAQKWNVMADGRIALEDSPQPQQCVDLVYMRATPNNAVGLYTCAGLGNTGAKDKGINWPLVNATAP; this is translated from the exons ATGTTCTCGACTTCGTTCCTCGTTCTTGCGTTGGCCGCAACAGGCCTAGGACAGGTCGTGGTACCAGAAGGGTATCGCAAGGTGTACATCACCTCGGCGGTCGACGCCAAGTTCGTTATTGTACCAAAGGCACCGTTGCCGGCGAAGGCTGGTACTGGTGTTGTCGT TCAGATCAGGAATGACAAGCCTGAACAACAGTGGTATCTCAAGGATGGTACCGGTGTTAGGATCCAATTGGCCGAAACCAACCTCTGCCTGGATGCCGGTGCAAAGA GTAACTGGAGAGATATGGGTACGCTCACCCTGAAGGAGTGCTCCGCTACCGAGCCGGCGCAGAAGTGGAACGTCATGGCAGATGGCCGCATCGCGTTGGAGGACTCACCCCAGCCCC AACAATGCGTCGATCTGGTGTACATGCGCGCTACTCCCAACAACGCTGTCGGCTTGTATACCTGCGCGGGGCTCGGTAACACTGGCGCAAAGGATAAGGGCATCAACTGGCCGCTGGTCAACGCGACGGCTCCATGA